One part of the Mycolicibacterium aromaticivorans JS19b1 = JCM 16368 genome encodes these proteins:
- a CDS encoding ferredoxin, with translation MGCYRIELDEDLCQGHAMCELEAPDVFRVPKRGAVEILDSEPPDEMRDDVERAVEMCPTRALSIVEK, from the coding sequence ATGGGCTGCTACCGCATCGAACTCGACGAGGACCTATGCCAGGGGCACGCCATGTGCGAACTGGAGGCGCCCGACGTCTTTCGGGTTCCCAAACGCGGTGCCGTCGAGATTCTCGACAGCGAACCCCCCGACGAGATGCGCGACGACGTTGAGCGCGCCGTAGAGATGTGTCCCACCCGAGCTCTATCCATCGTAGAAAAATAG